One stretch of Trichocoleus desertorum ATA4-8-CV12 DNA includes these proteins:
- a CDS encoding bile acid beta-glucosidase, with product MTNQHPLSEIPSCAWQRPIGLGWDKPYTVRYASNLDDGPWHGMPLGGFGAGCIGRSSRGDFNLWHIDGGEHVFQSIPACQFSVFEQVGTETPQAHALCTELPTDGSLSQWHWYPKRAQRTEIRASSDDSIHPSSLISHPSGTYHALYPRSWFVYSGVFQAELTCQQFSPIWAHNYQEASYPIAIFEWTAHNPTDQPITLSIMLTWQNLVGWFTNANKSPEVRVRDDGSPVYEYQPRLGESQGNFNQWVVDRHRVGCVLDRAGRDANANPQEGEGQWAIASLAPPYTSEVFYYTRWNPIGDGAEIWQTFAQDGSLADCSDETPAAAGEQVGAAIAIRFTLAPGESRQIPFVLAWDFPVTEFAAGVEYYRRYTDFFGRSGQNAWSMVRTALKHYPDWNAKIQAWQQPILERGDLPQWFKMALFNELYDLTDGGALWSAASDRDPIGQFAILECIDYRWYESLDVRLYGSFGLLMLWPELEKSVMRAFARAIPAADDRTRVIGYYYTIGAESPTAVRKVANATPHDLGAPNEHVWEKTNYTSYQDCNLWKDLPSDFVLQVYRDYLLTGANDVQFLEECWPSVVAALAYLKTFDLDGDDIPENSGAPDQTFDDWRLQGISAYCGGLWIAALEAAIAIGQILISQPDATSPTADTTEIMGAIATYQTWLAQARPLYQAKLWNGQYYRLDSESGSDVVMADQLCGQFYARLLSLPDVVPLDCAHTALKTVYEACFLKFFDGQYGAANGVKPDGSPENPKATHPLEVWTGINFGLAAFLLQMEMKAEAFQLTEAVVQQIYNHGLQFRTPEAITANGTFRASHYLRAMAIWAIYGVLTKFSAEP from the coding sequence ATGACGAATCAGCATCCTCTTTCAGAAATTCCTTCGTGTGCTTGGCAACGACCGATTGGCTTAGGTTGGGACAAGCCCTACACTGTCCGCTACGCTAGCAATTTAGATGATGGCCCCTGGCATGGCATGCCCTTAGGCGGCTTTGGGGCTGGATGTATCGGTCGCTCCTCACGGGGAGACTTCAACCTCTGGCACATTGACGGCGGAGAACATGTCTTTCAATCGATCCCAGCTTGTCAGTTCAGTGTTTTTGAGCAAGTGGGGACAGAAACCCCTCAGGCCCATGCCCTCTGCACTGAGCTACCAACCGACGGTAGTCTGAGCCAGTGGCACTGGTATCCCAAGCGGGCCCAGAGGACAGAAATCCGAGCTTCCTCTGACGATTCCATTCATCCGTCATCCCTCATCTCTCATCCTTCTGGTACCTACCACGCTCTTTATCCTAGGAGTTGGTTCGTCTACTCTGGTGTGTTTCAAGCCGAACTGACCTGTCAGCAGTTTTCACCCATTTGGGCGCACAATTACCAGGAAGCCAGCTATCCGATCGCGATTTTTGAGTGGACAGCTCACAACCCCACCGACCAACCGATTACCCTCAGCATTATGCTGACTTGGCAAAATTTGGTGGGTTGGTTCACCAATGCCAACAAGTCACCAGAAGTGCGAGTTAGGGATGATGGTAGCCCTGTTTATGAGTACCAGCCGCGCTTAGGAGAGAGCCAAGGTAATTTCAACCAGTGGGTCGTAGATCGCCATCGCGTTGGATGTGTGTTAGATCGAGCGGGCCGAGATGCCAACGCCAATCCTCAGGAAGGTGAGGGACAGTGGGCGATCGCTTCTCTAGCCCCTCCCTATACTTCGGAAGTGTTCTACTACACCCGCTGGAATCCAATTGGGGATGGGGCTGAGATTTGGCAGACCTTTGCCCAAGACGGATCTTTGGCAGACTGTAGCGACGAAACCCCAGCAGCGGCAGGAGAGCAGGTGGGAGCCGCGATCGCCATCCGCTTTACGCTTGCGCCTGGTGAGTCGCGTCAGATTCCCTTTGTACTGGCTTGGGATTTTCCCGTCACTGAGTTTGCGGCTGGAGTCGAGTACTACCGCCGCTATACCGATTTTTTTGGTCGCAGTGGACAAAATGCTTGGTCAATGGTTCGCACTGCCTTAAAGCATTACCCAGACTGGAATGCCAAAATTCAAGCTTGGCAGCAGCCGATTCTAGAGCGAGGGGATTTGCCCCAATGGTTCAAGATGGCGCTGTTTAATGAGTTGTACGACCTCACCGATGGTGGAGCGCTGTGGAGTGCCGCTAGCGATCGCGACCCCATCGGCCAGTTTGCCATTTTGGAATGTATTGACTACCGCTGGTACGAAAGCTTGGACGTGCGGCTGTATGGCTCCTTTGGGCTGCTGATGCTGTGGCCAGAACTAGAAAAATCCGTAATGCGAGCCTTTGCCCGTGCCATTCCTGCTGCTGACGATCGCACTCGTGTCATTGGTTACTACTACACCATCGGCGCAGAAAGCCCCACAGCAGTAAGAAAAGTGGCGAACGCCACCCCGCACGATTTGGGCGCTCCCAACGAGCATGTGTGGGAGAAAACCAACTACACCAGCTACCAAGACTGCAATCTCTGGAAGGATTTGCCCTCCGATTTTGTGTTGCAGGTGTACCGGGATTACCTGCTCACCGGGGCCAATGATGTTCAGTTTTTAGAAGAGTGCTGGCCCTCCGTTGTCGCGGCATTGGCTTACCTCAAAACCTTTGATCTCGATGGCGATGACATCCCAGAAAATTCTGGTGCCCCCGACCAAACCTTTGATGATTGGCGATTGCAAGGCATTAGCGCCTACTGTGGTGGCTTGTGGATTGCTGCCTTAGAAGCCGCGATCGCCATTGGTCAAATTCTGATCAGTCAGCCAGATGCAACTAGCCCGACGGCTGATACGACTGAGATTATGGGCGCGATCGCTACTTACCAAACTTGGTTAGCTCAAGCTCGCCCCCTCTACCAAGCCAAACTGTGGAACGGTCAATACTACCGCCTCGACAGTGAAAGTGGCTCAGATGTGGTAATGGCAGACCAGCTCTGCGGTCAGTTTTATGCTCGGTTGCTGAGCTTACCCGATGTAGTCCCCCTAGATTGCGCTCACACCGCCTTAAAGACTGTCTATGAGGCCTGCTTCTTAAAGTTTTTTGACGGTCAATATGGAGCGGCTAATGGCGTGAAACCGGACGGCTCTCCCGAAAATCCCAAAGCTACTCATCCGTTAGAAGTTTGGACTGGAATTAACTTCGGACTCGCTGCTTTTTTGCTACAGATGGAGATGAAGGCTGAGGCATTTCAACTAACCGAGGCAGTCGTGCAGCAAATTTACAATCACGGTTTGCAATTTCGGACACCCGAAGCTATTACCGCCAATGGCACCTTTCGAGCCAGCCATTATTTACGGGCAATGGCAATCTGGGCGATCTACGGAGTTCTGACGAAATTTTCGGCTGAGCCGTAG
- a CDS encoding glycosyltransferase family 2 protein, translating into MLDQLSTIQPTARLTSRVAVLVPCHNEALTIAQVVADFQTAMPEAKVYVYDNRSVDNTAEIASAAGAIVRYEPVPGKGNVVRRMFADIEADAYVIVDGDNTYESGAVRHLVTRLLDHQLDMVVGVRRSTPSELAAYRRGHRGGNLMLTYFVRMLFGAQFSDMLSGYRVFSRRFVKSFPALSNGFEIETEFTVHALELKMPFAEEPTWYKSRPPGSTSKLKTFSDGWRIVGTALLLFKEVRPLLFFGLIFLLLALTSILLSIPVLTTFWETGLVPRFPTAILSTSIMLLAFLSLTCGMVLDSVARGRQEAKRMIYLSYSAPGTHELLHQ; encoded by the coding sequence ATGCTGGATCAACTATCGACCATTCAGCCTACGGCTCGCCTAACATCCAGGGTTGCGGTCTTAGTCCCCTGCCATAATGAGGCTTTGACGATCGCTCAGGTGGTGGCGGATTTTCAAACTGCTATGCCAGAGGCCAAGGTTTATGTCTATGACAATCGTTCAGTTGACAATACAGCAGAAATAGCAAGTGCAGCAGGCGCGATCGTTCGCTATGAACCTGTACCTGGCAAAGGCAATGTTGTTCGGCGGATGTTTGCCGACATTGAAGCAGATGCCTATGTAATTGTAGATGGCGACAACACCTACGAATCAGGCGCAGTCAGGCATCTCGTCACTCGCTTACTGGATCATCAGCTAGATATGGTGGTAGGAGTACGGCGCAGCACACCTAGCGAGTTAGCTGCTTATCGACGTGGACATCGCGGTGGCAATCTCATGCTGACCTATTTTGTCCGGATGTTGTTCGGAGCCCAATTTTCCGACATGCTTTCGGGTTATCGAGTGTTCTCACGCCGCTTTGTCAAATCTTTTCCAGCGCTATCGAATGGTTTTGAGATTGAAACTGAGTTTACAGTTCACGCCTTGGAGCTGAAAATGCCTTTTGCTGAAGAGCCCACCTGGTATAAATCTCGCCCACCTGGTTCTACCAGCAAACTCAAAACTTTCAGTGATGGTTGGCGCATTGTCGGCACTGCTTTGCTGCTGTTTAAGGAAGTACGGCCTCTACTATTTTTCGGCCTAATCTTTTTACTTTTGGCTCTTACATCCATTCTTTTAAGTATCCCCGTTCTGACCACTTTTTGGGAGACAGGATTGGTTCCTCGATTTCCGACTGCGATCCTCTCAACATCTATTATGCTGCTGGCTTTCTTGAGCTTAACCTGCGGCATGGTTTTGGACTCAGTGGCGAGAGGACGGCAGGAAGCGAAACGCATGATTTACCTATCTTACTCAGCGCCAGGAACCCATGAATTGCTCCACCAGTAA
- a CDS encoding DUF393 domain-containing protein gives MVAEAQKPKSLLRTKLEELFGLDLRSLAVFRIGLALLILTDLIIRSGDLVAHYTDAGVLPRSLLTEALWKPGYWSIHLISGQPLVQGLIFLSAALIALALLVGYQTRLAAIASWALIISLHNRNPALIFAADDVLRALLFWCMFLPLGAYYSIDRALNTSSKPLPKRILSGATLALTLQICFVYWFSAAFKTTSPIWWPQGDAVYYALSFDQYATQFGKFLLNFPPLLTFFTLSTLLLEWIGPLFLFVPFRTTWFRCGTIITFILLHIGFGASLHIGIFPMLSVFCWLAFIPSDVWDSWGKRLYTAERAGLQIYYDRECGFCKKVVHLLRTFLLLPNIPLLMAQEDPSIFADMQTYNSWVVVDWQERRHYKFEAIAYICSLSPVFKILAPVLRWRPVMSVGTKFYETIATNRRTAGKFTKPLKFRPLEVRSSRPLNLITLLLFAYTFIWNLRSFAPDVFNRRTLNSVDGISRVTRLNQSWSIFAPAPPRDDGWYVIPGQLADGTEVDVFKDGAPVSYDKPSLKVRNAIYRNMQWRSYLINLNRAMGKKLYPYYGEYLCRNWNARHQGAKQIRSLEVYFMKERTVPPGQPQTVEKTQAWQQSCSQPNQP, from the coding sequence ATGGTGGCTGAGGCGCAAAAACCTAAATCCCTACTGAGAACCAAGCTAGAGGAATTGTTCGGCTTAGACCTGCGCTCATTAGCTGTGTTTCGCATTGGCTTAGCGCTGCTGATCCTCACAGATTTAATCATCCGTTCCGGGGATCTGGTCGCACACTACACAGACGCTGGTGTCTTGCCGCGATCGCTACTCACAGAAGCCCTTTGGAAACCAGGCTATTGGTCTATTCACCTAATCAGTGGTCAGCCCCTCGTCCAAGGTTTAATCTTTTTAAGCGCTGCTCTAATCGCCTTGGCTCTGTTGGTGGGATACCAAACCCGACTCGCCGCGATCGCTTCTTGGGCACTGATCATCTCCCTCCATAACCGCAATCCTGCTCTGATCTTTGCGGCAGATGATGTATTGCGCGCCTTACTGTTTTGGTGCATGTTTTTACCACTAGGCGCTTATTATTCTATCGATCGCGCCCTCAACACCTCTTCTAAACCTCTACCCAAACGGATACTTTCTGGCGCTACTCTGGCACTCACTTTACAAATCTGCTTTGTCTATTGGTTTTCTGCTGCTTTCAAAACTACCAGCCCAATTTGGTGGCCTCAAGGCGATGCTGTCTACTACGCCTTGAGTTTTGACCAATACGCCACTCAGTTTGGTAAATTTCTGCTGAACTTCCCGCCCTTGCTTACCTTTTTTACCTTAAGCACTCTGCTACTGGAGTGGATAGGGCCGTTGTTTCTCTTTGTGCCGTTCCGCACCACCTGGTTCCGATGTGGCACCATTATCACGTTTATCTTGTTACATATCGGTTTTGGTGCCAGCCTTCATATCGGTATTTTCCCAATGTTGAGTGTCTTTTGCTGGCTAGCATTTATCCCTAGCGATGTTTGGGACAGTTGGGGGAAACGCCTGTATACAGCAGAGCGAGCTGGATTGCAGATTTACTACGACCGTGAATGCGGCTTCTGCAAGAAAGTAGTGCATTTGCTCCGAACTTTTCTGTTGCTACCCAATATCCCCTTACTCATGGCGCAGGAAGATCCTAGCATCTTTGCGGATATGCAAACCTACAACTCTTGGGTTGTCGTAGATTGGCAAGAACGTAGACATTACAAGTTTGAGGCGATCGCCTATATTTGTTCTCTTTCCCCTGTGTTCAAGATCTTGGCTCCGGTGCTGCGGTGGCGGCCTGTGATGTCTGTGGGAACTAAGTTTTATGAAACAATTGCCACCAATCGTCGTACTGCCGGAAAGTTCACCAAACCCCTCAAATTCCGTCCTTTAGAAGTGCGATCGTCGCGGCCACTGAATCTGATTACCTTATTGCTATTTGCTTATACCTTTATTTGGAATCTCAGAAGCTTTGCTCCCGATGTTTTTAATCGCAGAACCCTAAATTCTGTGGATGGAATTAGCCGAGTCACCCGCCTTAATCAGTCATGGAGTATCTTCGCCCCCGCTCCACCCAGAGATGATGGTTGGTATGTGATTCCGGGTCAGTTAGCCGATGGCACCGAAGTAGATGTATTTAAAGATGGTGCGCCTGTGTCCTACGACAAACCTAGCTTAAAGGTGCGGAATGCCATTTACCGCAATATGCAATGGCGCAGCTACTTGATTAATCTCAACCGAGCAATGGGTAAAAAGCTGTATCCCTACTACGGTGAGTATCTATGCCGCAACTGGAACGCTCGACATCAAGGTGCAAAACAGATCCGAAGTTTAGAGGTTTACTTCATGAAGGAGAGAACAGTTCCACCCGGACAACCCCAAACCGTAGAGAAAACCCAAGCCTGGCAACAGTCCTGCTCTCAGCCTAATCAACCATAG
- a CDS encoding NAD(P)/FAD-dependent oxidoreductase, whose amino-acid sequence MYCKKDRLADQPETLPTPFLNVNPIRICILGGGFGGLYTALYLQRTLGKKFKNYQIRLVEPKDHFLFTPLLYELVTGELQAWEIAPTYQQLLAHTNVELWQEAVSSVDLAHRRVRLQNGESLIYDYLVLAVGGETRLDTIPGAVEHAFPFRSLADAMHLKERLRFLEASGQHQIRVAVVGGGPNGVELACKLADRLKARGQVRLIERGDRILKTFSVASRAVAYKALQRRGVQIELETGIEAIAAHHLTLVHQEQTRTIDTDLVLWTAGTQTLDWVRDLPCQQNSQGQLLTSPTLQLADYPEVFALGDLAAIQTVGRQPVPATAQAAYQQASCAARNLRAAITDKSLLSFRYLHLGEMLTLGTNSAVVWSFGLTLQGAIACVIRHWIYLQRMPTLRHRLRVIRHWLASGLLRCLPTPARQPVRQVWKRLNRRSRRAVAHYPGRLPY is encoded by the coding sequence ATGTACTGCAAAAAAGATAGGCTTGCAGATCAACCTGAAACCCTTCCTACCCCTTTTCTAAACGTCAATCCTATCCGGATTTGCATTTTGGGAGGAGGCTTTGGGGGGCTTTACACCGCCTTATACTTGCAGCGCACTCTAGGCAAAAAGTTCAAAAACTATCAAATTAGGTTGGTTGAACCGAAAGATCATTTTCTGTTTACACCGCTCCTCTATGAGCTGGTGACGGGTGAACTCCAAGCTTGGGAAATTGCCCCCACCTATCAACAACTTTTGGCTCACACTAACGTTGAGCTGTGGCAGGAAGCGGTTTCCAGCGTTGATTTAGCGCACCGTCGTGTCCGACTTCAAAATGGTGAATCGCTGATCTATGACTACTTGGTCTTAGCAGTAGGCGGAGAAACCCGACTTGATACCATTCCGGGTGCAGTTGAACATGCTTTTCCTTTCCGCTCCTTGGCTGATGCGATGCATTTAAAGGAGAGACTGCGTTTTTTGGAAGCATCAGGGCAACACCAGATTCGAGTCGCTGTGGTCGGGGGTGGCCCCAATGGTGTGGAACTCGCTTGTAAGCTGGCAGATCGCTTAAAGGCCAGAGGGCAGGTGCGGTTGATTGAGCGGGGCGATCGCATCCTGAAAACCTTTTCAGTGGCAAGTCGAGCAGTGGCCTACAAAGCGCTGCAACGCAGAGGGGTACAGATTGAGTTGGAAACGGGCATTGAGGCGATCGCGGCCCATCACCTGACACTTGTTCATCAAGAGCAAACTCGCACGATAGATACAGATCTAGTGTTGTGGACTGCTGGGACTCAAACTCTAGATTGGGTAAGAGATCTCCCTTGCCAACAGAATTCGCAGGGACAACTGCTCACATCACCAACCCTGCAATTAGCAGATTACCCAGAAGTATTTGCTTTAGGAGATCTGGCAGCGATTCAAACTGTAGGACGACAGCCAGTTCCCGCCACAGCTCAAGCTGCTTATCAACAAGCCAGTTGTGCGGCTCGCAATCTCCGTGCTGCAATCACAGACAAGTCACTGCTTTCCTTCCGCTACCTCCATTTAGGGGAAATGTTGACGCTGGGCACCAACTCAGCGGTGGTCTGGAGCTTTGGTCTCACCCTACAGGGAGCGATCGCCTGTGTGATTCGGCATTGGATTTATTTACAGCGAATGCCAACCCTGCGCCATCGTCTCCGTGTCATCAGACATTGGCTTGCTAGTGGTCTCCTGCGGTGCTTGCCAACTCCCGCTCGCCAACCTGTTCGCCAAGTTTGGAAGCGGTTAAATAGGCGATCGCGACGAGCCGTGGCTCACTACCCTGGACGTTTGCCTTACTAA
- a CDS encoding MBOAT family protein, which yields MNFSEFSFWWVLILFSIPFFAVRFIGQHFNLWRPAFDSVGLAAMSLFLFVNASRSSFIIFIFEIIFNYVLVRLMLRRQGWEAKMIATSLIAIDIAILAYFKYLNFFVEDVVGLLLPGIAASWRSRGEIPGMGAIPPGLSFYTFQMVAFVVDSFTSKKKRPIGVIDYVNFVSFFPQVVAGPIERRADLFPQIEGFRFKFTLDNFEAGLRWLSLGLFMKFVLADNISPYIDLEEASNAWLVWFSAYLFTLRIYFDFAGYSFIALGLAKFVGVKLTTNFLAPYTSQSINEFWRRWHVTLSTWFRDYVFLPLMGSKKQWAPFFLFLTFTLSGFWHGAAWNFILWGAYHGLLLLVLRYAGRPFYSFVGQRLLMPQFISWALTFGSVILGCLFFMETNVRRLGTKLQTLVNPEAYSFSNISSALSSFSTNEAVVLGFTLGLATLVLLLEHVAIWQKRESEYDLLTSPWVSRTLLALTVLLAANTPSQFIYFEF from the coding sequence TTGAACTTTTCGGAATTCTCCTTCTGGTGGGTACTAATACTCTTCAGTATCCCTTTCTTCGCGGTTCGCTTTATCGGCCAGCACTTCAACCTGTGGCGACCTGCTTTCGACAGTGTTGGCTTAGCCGCGATGTCATTGTTCTTATTTGTCAATGCATCGCGCTCTAGTTTTATCATCTTTATCTTTGAAATTATTTTCAACTACGTCCTGGTGCGTCTGATGCTACGTCGTCAAGGGTGGGAAGCAAAGATGATTGCCACCAGCTTGATTGCGATCGATATTGCCATCCTCGCTTACTTCAAGTACCTCAACTTCTTTGTCGAAGATGTAGTGGGGCTACTATTGCCAGGGATAGCTGCTAGCTGGAGGTCACGAGGGGAAATTCCAGGTATGGGAGCGATCCCGCCAGGTCTTTCCTTTTATACCTTTCAAATGGTTGCTTTTGTCGTTGACTCCTTTACCAGCAAGAAGAAGCGCCCGATCGGGGTAATTGACTATGTCAATTTTGTCTCCTTTTTTCCCCAGGTTGTAGCAGGTCCAATTGAACGCCGCGCCGATCTGTTTCCCCAGATCGAAGGATTTCGGTTTAAATTTACCTTGGACAACTTTGAGGCAGGTCTCCGATGGCTCTCGCTCGGATTGTTCATGAAGTTTGTGCTCGCTGATAATATCTCTCCCTACATCGATTTAGAAGAAGCCAGTAATGCTTGGCTAGTTTGGTTTTCGGCCTACCTATTTACTTTAAGAATTTATTTTGACTTTGCAGGTTACAGTTTCATCGCGCTAGGACTTGCCAAGTTTGTCGGGGTGAAGCTGACAACTAATTTTCTCGCGCCTTATACATCCCAAAGCATCAACGAGTTCTGGCGGCGCTGGCATGTCACCCTCAGTACTTGGTTCCGGGATTATGTGTTTTTGCCGCTAATGGGTTCTAAGAAACAGTGGGCTCCTTTCTTTTTGTTTCTGACCTTTACCCTCTCCGGCTTTTGGCATGGAGCCGCTTGGAACTTCATTCTTTGGGGTGCTTATCACGGTCTATTGCTGCTTGTCCTCCGCTATGCTGGGCGGCCTTTCTATAGCTTCGTGGGCCAGCGATTGCTCATGCCCCAGTTTATTTCTTGGGCGTTGACCTTCGGATCAGTCATCCTCGGATGTCTGTTCTTCATGGAAACTAATGTACGCCGTTTAGGCACCAAGCTACAGACCTTAGTTAACCCGGAAGCCTACTCTTTTAGCAACATTAGCAGTGCGCTTAGCTCGTTTAGTACTAACGAGGCTGTCGTTCTCGGTTTCACTTTGGGGCTGGCAACCTTAGTGCTGTTGCTTGAGCATGTAGCAATTTGGCAAAAACGTGAATCTGAGTATGACTTGCTGACTTCGCCTTGGGTGTCGCGAACCTTACTTGCTTTGACAGTCTTACTGGCTGCAAACACTCCCTCTCAGTTTATTTACTTTGAGTTCTAA
- a CDS encoding acyl carrier protein, which produces MQLQNSSYKPSEVLSPIDLGSQTTETSPVEAIQQWLVSQLAKQLSLDPNNIKVQEPLTRYGLDSIDAVTLVGELEDWLELELPSTLLWDYPTIEKAATFLVQEFDVAAALNNVNIETATTAPQEKAEKSSGWGGLWNRISGS; this is translated from the coding sequence ATGCAACTTCAGAACTCCAGCTACAAGCCTAGCGAAGTTTTGAGCCCAATCGATTTAGGCAGTCAAACCACAGAAACTTCTCCAGTAGAAGCAATTCAACAGTGGCTGGTCAGCCAATTGGCAAAGCAGTTATCCCTTGATCCCAACAACATTAAGGTTCAAGAGCCGCTCACTCGCTACGGCTTAGACTCCATTGATGCCGTAACTCTCGTAGGAGAGCTAGAAGATTGGCTAGAGTTGGAACTTCCTTCCACCCTATTGTGGGATTACCCCACCATTGAGAAAGCCGCTACTTTCTTGGTGCAAGAGTTTGACGTGGCAGCAGCCCTGAACAACGTCAACATAGAGACGGCTACAACTGCTCCTCAAGAGAAAGCAGAGAAGTCTTCTGGTTGGGGTGGCTTGTGGAACCGTATTAGTGGTAGCTAG
- a CDS encoding acyl-CoA dehydrogenase family protein → MHPLKQYWVAEALEQDLGDPCNPDSLMSFQQVVELDEQEEFPTDLLNWLYNWKLNHYYIPTACGGEFTSFEEFVAFVRVMSRRDLTTAISFTTLFWSYLVWMAGTDEQKQRLASFIKDHNGAMCLAYSERAHGSDLVASDVQATKVAGGYLLNGEKWPINRATISGVTFVLAKTDESGGARSLSLFMVEKSQLDPNTYYNLPKILTHGIRGSDMSGIGFQDCFVPESSRIGAEGAGLEWALKGFQITRALCAAFSQGAADTALRTTLNFALGRKLYGKTVFDMPQPRRTLVDAFLDILICDCATIGAARGFHVIPEQFSVWSAVVKYFVTTTLESMVTNVSVVLGARYYMRDAHDWGIFQKVVRDNAIISVFDGSTVVNLHALLLQLRQLAKQRSRQKGRNLEALQARLAACFSLDQSVPTFDGRKLELFSRGADDVLQGLALALTQLQSLETDPDLDSDVLQQIGGFTHLLLEELSALDQSLENSTFEFGHDQSPELFDLAKHYCTLHAAASCVHMWLHNRHHLGAFFAKGEWLALCLRRLALSFRPAHSLASRINDEAIAQELLQLHMEDKLFSIVPFQLATSKVQGDQTNATSELQLQA, encoded by the coding sequence TCAAACAATACTGGGTCGCGGAAGCCCTTGAACAAGATTTAGGAGATCCCTGTAATCCAGATAGCCTGATGTCTTTCCAGCAGGTTGTAGAACTGGACGAGCAAGAGGAGTTTCCTACAGATCTGCTTAATTGGCTCTATAACTGGAAGCTCAATCATTACTACATACCAACTGCATGTGGGGGTGAGTTTACCTCCTTTGAGGAGTTTGTTGCTTTCGTCCGAGTCATGTCTCGTCGAGATTTGACAACTGCTATCAGCTTCACCACGCTGTTTTGGTCTTATCTGGTTTGGATGGCAGGCACAGATGAACAAAAACAGCGGTTGGCTAGCTTTATCAAAGATCACAACGGCGCGATGTGTCTGGCTTATTCCGAAAGGGCACATGGCAGCGACCTGGTCGCCAGTGATGTACAAGCCACCAAAGTGGCCGGAGGCTATCTCCTCAATGGAGAAAAGTGGCCAATTAATCGAGCGACGATCTCCGGTGTCACCTTTGTCTTAGCCAAAACAGATGAATCAGGTGGAGCGCGCAGCTTATCTCTGTTCATGGTGGAGAAAAGCCAACTTGATCCCAATACTTACTACAACCTGCCCAAAATTCTGACTCACGGCATCCGTGGTTCTGATATGAGCGGCATTGGATTTCAAGACTGCTTTGTGCCAGAGTCTAGCCGCATCGGGGCAGAGGGCGCAGGTCTAGAATGGGCGCTCAAAGGCTTCCAAATTACTCGCGCCCTTTGTGCCGCTTTTTCTCAGGGAGCCGCAGATACCGCCCTCAGAACCACACTCAACTTTGCACTGGGCCGTAAGCTCTACGGCAAGACTGTCTTTGATATGCCCCAGCCTCGGCGAACTTTGGTTGATGCTTTTCTAGATATTTTGATCTGTGATTGCGCCACCATTGGAGCTGCCAGAGGTTTTCATGTCATCCCTGAGCAGTTCAGCGTTTGGTCGGCAGTAGTGAAATACTTCGTCACAACCACGCTGGAGAGCATGGTGACGAATGTTTCGGTGGTGCTGGGGGCTCGGTACTATATGCGCGACGCTCATGACTGGGGCATCTTCCAAAAAGTCGTGAGAGACAACGCCATCATCAGCGTGTTTGATGGCAGCACTGTGGTTAACTTACATGCCCTGCTGCTGCAACTGCGACAACTGGCAAAACAGCGATCGCGCCAGAAAGGCCGCAATCTGGAAGCTTTACAAGCTCGTTTAGCAGCTTGTTTCTCCCTAGACCAGTCAGTTCCCACATTTGACGGTCGCAAATTGGAGCTGTTTAGTCGCGGTGCAGATGATGTCCTGCAAGGTTTGGCATTAGCTCTGACACAGCTGCAAAGCCTGGAAACAGATCCCGATCTCGATTCTGACGTATTGCAGCAAATTGGTGGGTTCACTCATCTCCTTTTAGAAGAACTCAGCGCTCTAGATCAGAGCTTAGAGAACTCTACATTTGAGTTTGGGCACGACCAATCACCAGAGTTGTTCGACCTAGCTAAGCACTATTGCACCTTACATGCCGCAGCATCTTGTGTGCATATGTGGCTCCACAACCGCCATCATTTGGGTGCCTTTTTTGCCAAGGGTGAATGGCTAGCTCTCTGCCTCAGAAGGCTGGCCCTCTCATTCCGCCCGGCGCACAGTCTTGCTTCTCGAATTAACGATGAAGCGATCGCTCAGGAGCTTCTACAGCTCCACATGGAAGACAAACTCTTTTCCATCGTTCCTTTTCAACTAGCAACATCTAAAGTACAAGGGGATCAAACCAATGCAACTTCAGAACTCCAGCTACAAGCCTAG